The Silene latifolia isolate original U9 population chromosome Y, ASM4854445v1, whole genome shotgun sequence sequence AAGAGGAGAATTGGCATGGAGAAAACAAGTAACAAGATGAAAAGGATATGCTTTTGCTTGTTAAACAAAggaacaaacacttggtatgcaaacaacaataatatgggaggaaacttggtataatcctacaagTTCCACCTTTTCTCAAAGTATGACTATTTTCTCTCTAAATTCATTTACCTAACAACAAATCTCAAGCAAATGATTACCACTAtctaaaccaacaatgataatcctacttaaactacaaattctaacattaaaccatgtatGAATTGTAGCAACGAGCATGAAGAGcaaaaccaagaggaaagtaaatgggatatcacaagaatatgtctaagccaacaaacccaatgacatattcaatttctactcacaaagattgatactttaaaccaagataacAATAATATGAGTTGCTTCACAAAGAGATCACAAAAGTAAGAAACTTTGAAACAATCAAGCAATAGATGAGTGTTATagaggcaagggtaattacttctcacaacaaaacattcatcatgacattcaagcatagaaattgaaataaatgaaagattagAGATTAaagagtcaatacaatgataaagatgaaagTTTGAAACGAATTACACCAAGTAGTggaagattagccttccatagtcttcataaaacccaaataacaaagaaagattacaacttttgtagggaaagtcttctaaattgttacaagattcaaCCCCTAATTATGAGAGTATATGAGATTAGATGATGTTCTAAGATGTGTTTGAGGTCTTCAAATCTTGGGTATATATACGGCTTCACGGAAACCTAAAAAGATCCTCACTTAAGAAACTCAAATGCAGATTAGAAAACCCCGTAAAAcagagctgcgcaggctgcgccaatTTTCCTCTTGCCTGCGGAATCGGGCGCAGCTGCGCAGCCTGCGCCTAAGCTCGCATTTGGAATTCTTAATTGCGTTGCTCCTTGACCTCTTCAATTGTTCTCAATTGTTCTCATCTTCACTCTTCACTTCTCCCAGCTGGATATTTCGCCATATGTGAGGTGTTTGCGCCATGTCGTGACCGTGGAAAGGTTCTCCTCGACCCTATGGTTCCGTGCATCAAAATCAAGTATAAAACCGCGGTAAAATGGACAAGTTACCTAATCAGAACCAAGTATCAAACATTAGGATAACCAAAcctaaagacccatattaaaagacatgagggtgataaaatcaccctcttagaccgacacaaaacactactatcaaacacccccacacttagacttttgctagtcctAAGAAAAACCCGAAATAAGCAATTGTGTAAGTCTATCAGAGAGTGTAGGAGTATTGATCTCTCTTCCCTCACTACAACTTTCTTATGTCTCCCTCTCAACAAATCCACCGATTACAAAAGGAAAATTTAGACTCAAAGTTAACACAAACTCTTCACTCACTCCCCCGCCTTATATCTCCCTCAAACAAGACACAACAAAcctccaactccgactcatcCACTTCACAACCACCCTACTTATCACTCCAAGGCAAAGatggtcactcttgccttatcccaaggcaatatATAGCACAGTGACCTACACAATCCTCCAAACCATTCATACTccccttatatcacccccttatcaccCCAAGCAATGCAAGTCATGCTACTAAGTTGGCCAAACACCAATAAAGATCAACAACCTAGTAGCCAACATGAATAACCAccaatttgaagcaattttctttgactaaaaaagaaattaaatcctaagTCTAGCCTCCTTCCTAAATCCTCCTTATTGCTCtattcttatccctccatctttttggtgttgcatttttcaaattttcaattttttttgtttgaaaatccttaattttgcctaaggtgccctttcgggttttcaccttaactttcctttcctctcatggtggctcgcaactcgtttcttcattttacccggaatggtctttcgggttttcattccgtcctcgaccaccttcccattcttgccttaggtgcccacccttgtggtttttcacctagccgggattttcaatttttttttattccatAATGTTAGAGAATGTTAGAGATAGAAAGAGAAACGTCTGAAAAGCTCTAAAAATAGAATTCCTTCATTGTTTTCAGCAAACCTAGAATTCCATAATGACGGCGCAAAAATTTATTTCATCTTCTTtaacaaaaaatcacaaaaatagtaATAAAAATCGTTTCTCTTCTTTGGATTTTACTGTTTCAGGGAACTCGAATTTGTCTGTGATTAAGCTTACTTCGAATCCGGTTGAGATTGAACCTCTTGACCTTGATGATCTTATCACAGATGATGAGACGGAGGAATGGATTTTCAACAGCGTGGTAAGGGGAAGAAGCTGACCACCATTGTTGAGGAACCTGAAGGTATGTTGCAATTTTTTGAGTCTGAAGTTCAAAAGGAACTTGCTTTTTGGAAGCACTCTGTTATTTGCTTCATCTTAGGGGCTAATCCGTCTTGGGAAGTTGTTGAAGATTTTATCATGGGAGTATGGGGAGACTATGGAGTTGATAGAATATCTTTCTTACCTTCCGGTGTGTTTCTGGTTAAATTTAAGCAACACAAGGCACATGAAGCTGTGTTGAAATAGGGACACTTCCTGTTTGAGAACAAACCCTTAATATTACGACCATGGACTCCTCAGGACCCTCTCACAAAGACGGATGTTAAAGTTGTTCCAGTGTGGGTTAAACTGCATCAGTTACCTCTTAAGTTTTGGGGACAGTGTATCCCTAAAATTGCTGGTTTAATTGGTGACTTTGTGAGATGTGATAGGCCTACTGAGGAACGAAAAAGGTTAGGAATGGCTAGAGTTTTGATAGATGTCCCTTTTGATAAACCTGCTCCACAGGAGGTTAAATTCTTAGATGAGGAAGGGTCTATTGTCAAGGTGAAGGTTGAGTTTGAATGGAATCCTATTCTCTGTAAGACCTGTGGGGGTGTTGGTCATATTAACAATGCTTGTCAGAAAATTAAACCCACCCGTTCTGCTAGGAAGAAAGTGGTTCAAAATTGGTTACCTAAGAATGTAGGGGACAAGGCTCCTGTGACTAAGGTCCCAGTAGACAAGGCAGCTACACCTCCTAAGGCTCCTTCTCCTCTAACCCTAGTCCTAGGACTATTTTTACTCCAGTGATTCCTACCACTAAGCAGGGTACTAATGTTAGGACAAATCAAATAGCTACCCCAGCTAGAGCAGTGATAAGATTGAGTAGGCAAGAGCTCATTGATCATGGTAGAAGCTCTACAAAATTTGGCCAATATACTTTCCTGGATGCTTTAAACAATGCAACTCATAAGGTTGAAATATGGACGAGTACAGTGGCCcctgagggggggggggggggaggggttgCAGTGATAggcttttggaatgttaggggattGAACAGTCCAGCTAAGCAGAAGTACATTAAATGGTTCCTTCATCATCACAAAGTTGGATtgtttggtctccttgagacGAAGGTCAAGCCTTCATCTCTAAATGGAATTAGGGATAATATTTTCAGTGGTTGGTGTGTGTCTACTAATACGCAGTATCATAAGGGGGGTAGAGACTGAATTGGCATTTGGCGACTgctattcagtcgccaatttggcgactacctttagtcagtcgccaatttggcgactaccctatcagtcgccatttttggtatttggcgactgatttggcagtcgccaaatttggcgaccgactttagtcgccaaagctagaaaaggcgactaaggtccgcgactgacgtttggcgactgatttcagtcgccaaattgattttggcgactgatttcagtcgccaaaatcagtcgcctgttttaattctttttgtagtgatAATGCTCAATTTATTCATACTCTTGTTAAAGATCTAGTTACTGGTTTTTCTTTCAATTTAACTATGGTGTATGCTTTTAATGGTGTGTATGAGAGGAAGGCCTTGTGTAGTAGACTTATTGCTTTGAATTCTCAAATCCAAGGGCCTTGGTTCATAGGGGGTGATTTTAATGCTGTACTTAAACCTTGTGAAAGACTGGGAGGAGTGACTACAGAGGAGGAAATGGAGTATTTTCAAATGTGTCTTGACCAATGTAACATGGTGGATATGCCTGCTACTGGTTCCTTCTTCACTTGGAATAATAAGCAAGAAGCTGCTACCAGGGTCTTTAGCAGACTTGATAGAGCTCTTGTCAACCATGAGTGGATTAAGCAGAGGTCTGAGTTTTATGCTCATTTTCATACTGAGGGTTATTTTGACCACACGCCTTGTTTGATTCAGCAGACCTCTGATATGGGACACAGGAAAGGGAACTttaaatattttaacatgtggagTGATTCTGATCTTTTTCTCCTATGTGTCAAAGAGATTTGGGAAACTAGTATTCAGGGGACTCCTATGTTTAGGTTTGTGAGAAAGCTCAAACTGCTTAAACAGCCATTAAAGATGCTGAATAGAGAGTTATTTGCTGATGTTGAGAATAACACCATGAGGGCTTGGAAACATTTGGAGCATATTCAGATTCAGCTCATAGATGAGCCATCTAATGCTGATCTAATAGGTTTGGAAATCATTGCTGCTAAAGAGTATTATGAATTGCAGAAGGCCTGTGAtagttttcttttgcagaaatcCAAAGCTGTCTGGGTTTGTAGTGGGGATAGTAATTCAAAGACCTTTCATAGCTATATGAAGAGTAGGCAAACTAGGAATAAGGTCCTAAGGATTGCTAATGAGCAGGGCACTTGGCTTAATAACCCTGACAGTATTTAGAATGCTTTTTTATCCTTTTATCAGGAGTTACTGGGGACGACTAAAACAATGCAGGGTGTGAATGTACAAGTTGTTCAGAGAGGACCTGTTGGCACTGAGGATTTATGTGTGGTGTTAGGTCTTCCTGTTACTAATGCTGAGATAAGAGACGTTGTGTTTCAGATACCAGGTCATAAAGCTCCTGGGCCTGATGGCTTTACTAGTGCTTTTTACAAGGATGTATGGCCAGTGATTGGTGATGATGTCTGGGCTGTGGTTAAAGATTTTTTTGTCAATGGCAGGTTGCTTAGACAAGTGAACCATACTTTGGTTTCTATTATTCCTAAAGTGGAATTGCCTCAAACTGTTGCTCAATTTAGACCAATCTGGTGCTGCAATGTCATTTATAAAGTAATCTCCAAGCTCCTGTGCTCCAGATGGGTCAAGGTACTCCCACATATTATTAGTCCTACTCAAGGGGGTTTTGTTAAGGGAAGGAATATCATAGAGAACATACTAGTTTGTCAAGACATTATCAGGTTGTATAATAGAGATGCTGTCTCTCCAAGATGCCTACTTAAAGTTGATCTTAAAAAGGCCTATGATTCAGTGAACTGGCAATTCCTTAGCCAGATGCTTGATGCTCTTCTATTCCCTGCTCATTTCACGAAACTCATTATGGAGTGTGTCTCTAGTAAATCTTATTTTCTTGCCTTAATGGAGACACTTTTGGTTTTTTTCCTGGGAAGAAAGAACTCaggcaaggagatcctctttctcCTCTTTTGTTCACCATAGCTATGGAATACCTCACTAGGATTCTTAATTTCACTACTGAGGTCCTGCCTTTTAAACATCATTCTCTTTGTAGGAGGTTAAAACTATCTCATTTGATGTTTGCTGACGATCTTGTAATGTTCTCTAGAGGGGACTCTCAATCTGTGATGCTTCTTTTAAGATCCTTTGCCTCTTTTTCTAGAGCTTCTGGTTTGGAGATGAATAATGCTAAGTCTAGTATCTACTTCAATGAGGTTCATGGGTCCCTCAAGCAGCAACTTATTGCTAGTTCAGGGTGTGTTGAGGGACAAATTCCTTTTAGATATCTGGGTGTTCCCATTGCAGCTGGTAGATTGGGGAAAAAGGAATGTAAGATTCTGGTGGAGAAAATAATTGATAGAATCAGAATGTTTTGTGCCAGGAAAGTATCCTATGCTGGCAGACTCATTTTGGTTAAATCTGTCCTTACCTCTCTCTTTTCTTATTGGGCTAATATATTCCTGATTCCTAAAGGGGTGTTGAAGCAAATTGACAATATCTGCCGTAATTACTTATAAGACGGCACTAGTAACTATATGAGGGTTCCACTGGTTGGTTGGGATCATGTGTGCATTCCAAAGAGCGAGGGTGGTTTGGGTGTCAGGAATAGTACTCACTGGAATTTGGCCACCATTGGGAAACTTGTGTGGTGGATTTATAGCAAGCCAGATAGCTTATGGGTGAAGTGGGTGCACCAGATTTATATCAAAGGTGATTTCTGGTCTGATCATATTCCAAAAAGCCATATGAGTGGCAACTGGAAGGCAATATGTAAGACCAAGGATCTGTTTCAGAATGGGTATTCACATGGTACTTGGCTTGCTGACTTGAAAGGGTACTCTGTTAAGTCAGGCCTGGGTATGATTGGATAAGGCTTAAGGAAACAAAAGTGGGGTGGTCTAAGCTAGTTTGGAAAAATGCTGCTATCCCTAAGCATTGTTTTGTAAACTGGCTTATTATGAGGAATGCTCTTAACACAAAAGAGAAGCTACATAGGATTGGGATCAGCTCTAATGCTTTGTGTTGCATTTGCCAAGCTAAGTCTGAGAATGTTGCTCATCTGTTCCAACATTGTCATTACTTCCTTGAGATTCTGGAGCTGGCTTGTGACTGGCTGAGGATTCCTAAACCTTAGGGGAATTCTATTATCTGGGCAGGCAGGAGGAATTGGTCGCAGGTGCAGAAGAATGTATGCTTGGCAGTCTTCATGGCTGTTAATTATGCAGTCTGGCAGCAGCGTAATTCAGCATTTATCTTTTTCAGTTCCTCCATTGAAAAGAAGAAACAAGAGATCATCCGGGCAATGATTCGGATGGGGGGGGGGGTTGTAATGGCGGAGCTTTTGTCATTGTTAGTTTGACGAGGCTTCCCCGAAATGCCACACCACACATCATTCAACGTGGTTCCCTGTGGGTTAACGGAGGAGGGTGGTCTAGAGATTCTCAAAATTTCCCTCACCCTTTCAAAAGTGAGAGAATGCCAAACTTTGCACAACCGAAAGTTCACCCTTTCACTCTCCCCTTCCCCCGTGATATGTAGGGTGGCAAGGAATTCCAAGGTGTAGGCGGGGTAAGTGTTGAGTTGGAGGTTGATGTAGCGCTCAAGCCCCACCTTGGTTAAGAATATAAGGGTTTGGTCATAAATTCCCATGTCTCTCAATGTCCCGGGATGGAGGAATTTGGATATGTGTAAGGGTTTACTCTCAAGGGTTTTGAAGTAATTTTTATATGGTGCGGGCAAACCCTCATCTCCATGAAAAGCTTTGGGTGGGGGGTGGTGGTGTACTAGAGGCTTCTCCTCTCTTTTTCGATTTTCCTTTGCCAATTCCAAACACCATCTTTCTTTCTCACAAAAATTAAGTTCAAAAAGATACTAAAACAACCAAAAACTGGAAAACTTTTCTAaggggcaattcaacaaacaccttatATGCACTAACTAGAACTCAAGTGCTTAGGGTGTTGATGTGGagtgtgatgtcgtcgggtcacatccaatcaaacacatttataatactcaacaaactactagttagtggtaagtcgaggtcgatccatgggacggtgtgctttgggttctaagtctatctatctcaatttatgctagtgtcacgatttgtttgggtttgtagttgtgttctagactaataaaagcaataaagtaaaacaagcaacaaaaggaaagatgtaaacaaatgattaaaagtgctaggagatcatggggtcataggggattcatggtgttgatcaaacaaacatgtttacaaagttgcaagcaattaatgttgtggaggaaccgagttggtttatatcttacggttcataggaagggttgggtcccggagccgaatcgattagattgtataacacctacaagtcgacttactttcctcctattcaacttctatgcatggtctaacaagactcgagttggtttatatcttacaagtcaagttgagtagataatagatggttgtaaatgcaaggattcataggcttggcatttcctcaaacataacatgtgcataaagttgacatcacaacaagcaagcaatttaatcatgaaaacatattagattaagtatgaatcaatcccatattgacttcccttaattacccactaatcctagttaagtaactactcactcatcatcatgggaaacatgtcattaatggtgtcaatcttcacaacaagtataaacatgataatagaacgaagaaatgaacaataaagattaaagagtaaaggaattataccaaacttgaggtgatccaaataataatgcaaagaataatagaagaacttgatgattgatggaaggttgtcaatctcctaataataacccaataatcttcaattacccaataataaacttgaataataaacttgaacaataattaaagagagattaatgtgtaatttgtggaaagattaaagagtaatctattctaatctactcctaatctaatctaaagaaggattttctattctagctaaaaagatgttaaagagatgccctttgattatttacaagtggggtatttatagtggaaattaggtggatgcatttagggttaactaaggctaatttagtaattacacttttgagtttagagcagggaggagccggtatttttcggaggaagggcttctttctttgtagcttggagaagacgaaattgtgctgtgcaggaatccgtgcgtattggagtcgggacgggcggattctgaagatacaatccgggcggatttgggagaagacgggcggattctaaagatgcaatccgggcggatttgggagaagacgggcggattctcctccagtgaattttcttgtttttcccagccagaagacgggcgtcttgtggggaagacgggcgtcttggggaagacgggcgtcttcttctcgggacgcgcggattcccgaacagcttctttgtttgacctcggattgtaaaacggacgtcattttctcatccggactcctattggagtgattcaaaagcctagatcacttgttttttcgacgccgttccaactagcatactttcagagccaaaggagcagcccttgatttgcgttccgagcaattttcttcatgaatggcttccttgcttttcctccttgctttaaaccttatgacctttctatatactctttattcctacatacttggccatcagtcttgcctcctcttcatacttgtccatctaatatcatcaataagcttccaaatatgcacgaaagacgggaatttccgccttattctctccttttctacaaaacatatgaaatgcgatagaaaagcaaataggaaggttttgacggataaaatggccataaaatgttataatagtatgcaaaataggctcaattagaggactaaatgtgcgcaaataatgttcacatcaggtGTGTTTGTATGATTTGTCCCTTCCCTAGCAGAAAACTTTTACCAACAATCCACAACAATGACAAATAGCACGAATTTAAACCAACTAAATAGTGCAAATCGGATTAACTAGTTTGAGATGAAGAAAGTAAAGGAAAGTTGTTATACCTCCCCGAAATTCCTCAAACTTGCTTGAATAAAGATGGATGATGCGTAAAAAACCCCGTATTGACCCTTAAATCCACTTGTAGAAGCTTCAAATTTACCCGGAAAAAGTTAGGGTTCTTGGGAAATTTGGGGGATTTTTCAGAAATTTGGTGTTTGGATGGTGTTTTGGATGGAACAAATGAGTTGTGTGAAGAATTTGGTTGAAATATTTGAAGTTTGTTGATGGTGAGTAGTGATTTGGTGATTGTTTGAGGGACTGAGAGGAGTTTTGAGAATTTTATCGATAAAAGGGGTTTTTGAATGATGAAGAATGACGGGATAATTGAAGATAAAGGAAACGAATTTGCAGACATGCGTAGGCTGCGCAATATTTGTTCTTTCCTGCGCAATTGGGCACAGCTGCGCTGCTagtttgcgcaggctgcgctgagGCTCGCAgattcctccttcattcttttaaTTCCAATTCCCATACTTAGCCAAATTTTTTGGCTCTTTTTCCCTTGTTCCCCTTTCTCGACTCTCGTCTCCTcttgggcacgccttccaagagggtTGTGCAAATCACTACACCATTAACAAACCTCAAGTGCCTCTTGAATTTCAATGCAAATTAAATTATTGAAAACGGAATTAACATGCAATGAAATAAAATACGGAAATGAACTACACTAAGAAAACAATTAAATTGGGATAGAATATTTACAAGTTTTCCGTTGTTTAATGTCGATGGCTCGACATAATGCTTCTTGAAGGTTAATCTTCGTAGACGGGGTCCTCCAATTGAATTTCTTCTTCTCCAAGGTCTTTCATCCCTTCATAATAAACTTTGATtcgttgcccattcaccttgatcaACTTTCCGAAGTTGGGAGTCTCCACATCCACCGCTCCATGTGGATGCACTTTCTTCACAATATAGGGACCGAACCACCGAGTcctcaactttcccggaaaaaacTTAAACCGATTTTGAAATATAAGAACCTTGTCTCCTTCCTTGAAACTCTTCCGAGCTATCATTTTGTCATGCCACACCCTAGATTTTTCCTTGTAGATTGGGCATTGTCATAGGAATCCAACCGGAGTTCCTCCATCTCTTGAATTTGCAACTTTCGATGCAACCTCGCTTCATCTACACTTTGATTAAAAGATTTGATGGCCCAATAAGCTTTATGTTCAACTTCCACCGGGAGGTGGCATGTTTTCCCATATATGAGACGATATGGAGACAtgccaataggagtcttataTGTCATGCGGTACGCCCATAATGCATCATCCAACCGCTTGCTCCAATCCTTCCTGTCTggattcaccgtcttctcaaggatTCCTTTGATCTCACGATTAGATACTTCCGTTTGCCCTTGGTTTGAGGGTGATAAGCGGTGGAGACCTTGTGGAGGACTCCATATTTCCTCAATAATCCTTAAATAACCCGATTGCAAAAATGCGTTCCCCGATCACTTATTATAGCCTTAGGGAAACCAAATCTTGAGAAGATATAGCTTTGAATGAAGCTAGACACGGTCTTGGCATCAGTAACTCTTGTGGggattgcctccacccactttgagacatagtCAACGGTAAGCAAGATGTAAAGGAACCCGCTTGAGTTTGGAAAGGGACCCATGAAGTCGATCTCCCAAACATCAAATACTTCACAAAAGAGTATTGGTTATTAGGCATCTCGTGCTGTCAAGAAATGTTTTCACATCTTTGACACCGATCACAAGTCTTCACATAAGCTTGGGCATCCCGGAAAATACTAGGCCAATAGAAAACACATTCCAAGATCTTCCGGGCGGTCCTTTGAGGACCA is a genomic window containing:
- the LOC141631067 gene encoding uncharacterized protein LOC141631067, producing the protein MVYAFNGVYERKALCSRLIALNSQIQGPWFIGGDFNAVLKPCERLGGVTTEEEMEYFQMCLDQCNMVDMPATGSFFTWNNKQEAATRVFSRLDRALVNHEWIKQRSEFYAHFHTEGYFDHTPCLIQQTSDMGHRKGNFKYFNMWSDSDLFLLCVKEIWETSIQGTPMFRFVRKLKLLKQPLKMLNRELFADVENNTMRAWKHLEHIQIQLIDEPSNADLIGLEIIAAKEYYELQKACDSFLLQKSKAVWVCSGDSNSKTFHSYMKSRQTRNKVLRIANEQGTWLNNPDSI
- the LOC141631068 gene encoding uncharacterized protein LOC141631068, with the protein product MEYLTRILNFTTEVLPFKHHSLCRRLKLSHLMFADDLVMFSRGDSQSVMLLLRSFASFSRASGLEMNNAKSSIYFNEVHGSLKQQLIASSGCVEGQIPFRYLGVPIAAGRLGKKECKILVEKIIDRIRMFCARKVSYAGRLILVKSVLTSLFSYWANIFLIPKGVLKQIDNICRNYL